The following coding sequences lie in one Lolium perenne isolate Kyuss_39 chromosome 2, Kyuss_2.0, whole genome shotgun sequence genomic window:
- the LOC127330869 gene encoding putative B3 domain-containing protein Os04g0676650 translates to MAEAKGSPASNSGGAAGVGGDFMGSVGPQDSYQALLAAAMGGSAPGAPNVTYNHHHQYCNPAGLIHGPMPAMHAPPPHVHAVRTPPPPHCAQSNNQLIPAGYQYQYWQSPGSQNGVAAAQQVQRGFVADWTVYNSSYMSLACGSSSSNNGYHQSSRLCSATTWPNAMPRYPCYSAYPPAIQDHQAPSYHQGNNHEEDSGFGSSFRVDPPLVAAPCFPPMSPASNNHSPAQFFDEATYTEKVKSEAMYNKKVKNSEEPPDMESEISDELDPTHTPVDENQNLNQGHESLTARFNCREYRIVLRKDLTNSDVGNIGRIVLPKRDAEANLPALLERDGLILKMDDFKLPATWNFKYRFWPNNKSRMYIMESTGEFVKSHSLEAGDTLIIYKSLESGKFIVRGEKAAQQRAPLLCLECKEEGNNSEECRFAMTLHAKRT, encoded by the exons ATGGCCGAGGCAAAGGGATCGCCGGCGTCCAACTCcggcggcgcggccggcgtgGGAGGCGACTTCATGGGCTCGGTGGGCCCGCAAGATTCCTACCAGGCGCTCCTTGCGGCGGCCATGGGCGGGTCCGCGCCGGGCGCCCCGAACGTCAcgtacaaccaccaccaccagtaCTGCAACCCCGCCGGCCTGATCCACGGGCCAATGCCGGCGATGCACGCGCCGCCCCCGCACGTGCACGCCGTacgcacgccgccgccgccgcactgcGCCCAGTCAAACAACCAGCTCATTCCCGCCG GATACCAATACCAATACTGGCAATCACCTGGCTCCCAGAATGGCGTCGCTGCGGCGCAGCAGGTTCAGAGAGGTTTTGTTGCGGACTGGACTGTGTACAACAGCTCGTACATGTCTCTTGCCtgtggcagcagcagcagcaacaatgGCTACCACCAGAGCTCGAGGCTATGCTCCGCCACTACATGGCCTAATGCAATGCCGAGGTACCCTTGCTACAGCGCTTACCCTCCTGCGATACAGGATCATCAAGCTCCTTCCTACCATCAGGGCAATAATCATGAAGAAGATTCAG GATTTGGATCTAGCTTCAGGGTGGATCCACCATTAGTAGCTGCTCCATGTTTTCCACCAATGTCTCCGGCATCGAACAATCACTCTCCCGCACAGTTCTTCGATGAAGCTACATACACCGAAAAAGTGAAGAGTGAAGCCATGTATAACAAGAAAGTGAAGAATTCAGAG GAACCACCTGACATGGAGAGTGAAATCAGTGATGAACTAGATCCCACTCACACACCAGTAGATGAGAATCAGAACTTGAATCAGGGCCATGAAAGTTTGACTGCT AGGTTCAACTGTAGGGAATACCGTATTGTCTTGCGCAAGGATTTGACGAACAGTGATGTTGGAAATATCGGAAGAATTGTGCTGCCAAAG AGGGATGCGGAGGCTAACCTTCCAGCTTTGCTTGAACGGGATGGCCTAATACTAAAGATGGATGACTTCAAGCTTCCCGCTACATGGAACTTTAAGTACAG GTTCTGGCCTAACAACAAGAGCAGAATGTATATCATGGAAAGTACTG GAGAATTCGTCAAGTCCCATAGTCTCGAGGCAGGAGACACACTCATCATCTACAAAAGCCTGGAGTCCGGAAAATTT ATTGTCCGTGGAGAGAAGGCCGCTCAGCAGCGTGCTCCCCTACTCTGTCTGGAATGCAAAGAGGAAGGCAACAACAGCGAAGAATGCAGGTTCGCCATGACCCTGCATGCCAAGAGAACCTGA